A region of Malaciobacter marinus DNA encodes the following proteins:
- the purM gene encoding phosphoribosylformylglycinamidine cyclo-ligase: MSTVSYKDAGVDIDAGNQFVENIKPHVKSTLIPGVLGGIGSFAGAFELPTGYKNPVLLSGTDGVGTKLKLAIDSKKFDTVGIDLVAMCTNDLLCNFGEPLFFLDYYATAKLEVDEATDVVKGIAQGCIQSECALVGGETAEMPGMYKEGDFDLAGFCVGIAEKEELNRIEKVNAGDVLLALPSSGIHSNGFSLVRKLLLEKLEMSLEDEFDGKALKDVLLEPTRIYVKEFKANKENINALAHITGGGITENLPRVLPENLKAIVYKDKIKTLPIFDFMSKYVESEEMYRTFNMGVGMVLVVNPANVDAILANTDAYVIGELAKGEKEVEYK, translated from the coding sequence ATGTCTACAGTAAGTTATAAAGATGCTGGTGTTGATATAGACGCAGGAAATCAGTTTGTTGAGAATATAAAACCACATGTAAAATCGACTTTAATACCAGGTGTATTAGGAGGTATTGGTTCTTTTGCAGGTGCATTTGAGTTACCAACTGGTTATAAAAACCCAGTATTACTTTCAGGAACAGACGGAGTTGGAACAAAATTAAAACTAGCAATTGATTCTAAAAAGTTTGATACAGTTGGAATAGATTTAGTTGCTATGTGTACAAATGATTTATTATGTAACTTTGGTGAGCCACTATTTTTCCTAGATTATTATGCAACAGCTAAACTTGAAGTTGATGAAGCAACAGATGTTGTAAAAGGAATTGCTCAAGGATGTATTCAAAGTGAGTGTGCTTTAGTTGGTGGAGAAACTGCTGAAATGCCAGGTATGTACAAAGAAGGTGATTTTGATTTAGCAGGTTTTTGTGTAGGAATTGCAGAAAAAGAAGAGTTAAATAGAATTGAAAAAGTAAATGCAGGAGATGTATTACTTGCTCTTCCAAGTTCAGGTATCCATTCAAATGGTTTCTCACTTGTTAGAAAACTTTTATTAGAAAAACTTGAAATGAGTTTAGAAGATGAGTTTGATGGAAAAGCATTAAAAGATGTTTTATTAGAACCAACAAGAATTTATGTTAAAGAGTTTAAAGCAAATAAAGAAAATATTAATGCTTTAGCTCATATTACAGGCGGTGGAATTACAGAAAATCTTCCAAGAGTTTTACCTGAAAATTTAAAAGCAATTGTTTACAAAGATAAAATTAAAACTTTACCAATTTTTGATTTTATGAGTAAATATGTAGAATCTGAGGAGATGTATAGAACATTTAATATGGGTGTTGGTATGGTTCTTGTTGTAAATCCTGCGAATGTAGATGCTATTTTAGCAAATACAGATGCTTATGTAATTGGAGAATTAGCAAAAGGAGAAAAAGAAGTAGAATATAAATAA
- a CDS encoding CDGSH iron-sulfur domain-containing protein encodes MKKLSLRFFKNGPIKLINDSNFLLENSIIYEGKSFDLNKCTFICRCGRSKKQPFCEGSHSNSSFDTRCKTSKEKFSQTFKNNSLTSTNNELHNCAQLIIKENSPILAKGNISLKINNIPEIINKRNFNLCRCGSSRYMPFCDRSHNDIAGRYYTF; translated from the coding sequence ATGAAGAAGCTTTCACTCAGGTTTTTTAAGAATGGTCCAATCAAACTAATTAATGACTCAAATTTTTTACTAGAAAATAGTATTATTTATGAGGGCAAAAGTTTTGATTTGAATAAGTGTACTTTTATTTGTCGATGCGGAAGAAGCAAAAAACAACCTTTTTGTGAAGGCTCCCATTCAAATAGTAGCTTTGATACAAGATGTAAAACTTCAAAAGAGAAGTTTTCTCAAACATTTAAAAATAACTCATTAACTTCAACTAATAATGAGTTGCATAATTGTGCACAACTAATTATAAAAGAAAACTCTCCCATTCTTGCAAAGGGTAATATTTCTTTAAAAATAAATAATATTCCAGAAATAATAAATAAAAGAAATTTTAATTTGTGTAGGTGTGGTAGTTCTAGGTATATGCCATTTTGTGATCGTTCACATAATGATATTGCAGGAAGATACTATACCTTTTAA
- a CDS encoding YceI family protein, protein MTKLVKLGLVSVLSAGALFAGTYNVDASHSNVGFKVKHMMISNVAGKFDKFAGSFEYDEKTKTLKSLNGVIQVSSINTSDEKRDKHLKESDFFAANKYPQIKFDLNKVEDDKAYGKLTMRGVTKDVVLDVEVNGTIKDPWGNTRTGLILEGKVNRMDYGIKYNSILEAGGVAVGEKVKLTVELEGILSK, encoded by the coding sequence ATGACAAAATTAGTAAAACTTGGATTAGTTTCAGTTTTAAGTGCAGGTGCATTATTTGCAGGAACATACAATGTTGATGCAAGTCACTCAAATGTAGGATTTAAAGTGAAACATATGATGATTTCGAATGTTGCTGGTAAATTTGATAAATTCGCAGGTTCATTTGAATATGATGAAAAAACAAAAACATTAAAATCTTTAAATGGAGTAATTCAAGTTTCATCAATTAATACTTCTGATGAAAAAAGAGATAAGCACTTAAAAGAATCAGACTTTTTCGCAGCAAATAAATATCCACAGATTAAATTTGACCTTAATAAAGTTGAAGATGACAAAGCATATGGAAAGCTAACAATGAGAGGTGTTACTAAAGATGTTGTTTTAGATGTAGAAGTAAATGGAACAATTAAAGATCCATGGGGAAATACAAGAACAGGTTTAATATTAGAAGGAAAAGTTAATAGAATGGATTATGGAATCAAATATAATTCAATCTTAGAAGCAGGTGGCGTTGCTGTTGGAGAAAAAGTAAAATTAACAGTAGAACTTGAGGGAATACTAAGTAAATAA
- a CDS encoding MarR family winged helix-turn-helix transcriptional regulator → MKNKTTKSYGKRTDKSMKAVVRLERLRLKIHNKTVNYLNNFNLTFNQFKVLEVLYHRGDLNISSITKLTMSTPGNITVVIKNLKRDGWIATIPDKKDKRASILTLTNKGQEVIEEVFPLHAKNLYNWMEVLNDEELDTLYELLNKLYKAN, encoded by the coding sequence ATGAAGAATAAAACTACAAAAAGTTATGGAAAAAGAACTGACAAATCTATGAAAGCTGTCGTAAGACTAGAAAGATTAAGATTAAAAATTCATAATAAAACTGTAAATTATTTAAATAATTTTAACCTTACATTTAATCAGTTTAAAGTTTTAGAAGTTTTATATCACAGAGGTGATTTAAATATTAGCTCTATTACAAAACTAACTATGAGTACTCCAGGAAATATAACTGTTGTAATTAAAAATCTCAAAAGAGATGGTTGGATTGCTACAATTCCTGATAAAAAAGATAAAAGAGCTTCAATTTTAACTCTTACAAATAAAGGTCAAGAAGTTATTGAAGAAGTATTTCCTCTTCATGCAAAAAATCTATACAATTGGATGGAAGTTTTAAATGATGAAGAACTTGATACTTTATATGAGCTTTTAAATAAGCTTTATAAAGCAAACTAA
- a CDS encoding LysE family transporter, which yields MNLDIWLTLVIASIFLSISPGAGAVVSMNYGLKYGLKKSYGAILGLQTGLFLQTFIVVIGLGTIISKSVMLFTIIKWLGVLYLLYLAFTKIFEKVELVKEEEVINTYSFKKAYISATLINLTNIKSTVFLVAFIPQFLSTQYSMIMQFTIISLTLCIIDTIVMTGYSTLASKLKFLVKDVKAMKIQNRITGFFLALAAFLVSTAKRV from the coding sequence ATGAATTTAGATATTTGGCTTACACTAGTTATTGCTTCAATTTTTTTATCTATTTCTCCAGGCGCTGGAGCAGTAGTATCTATGAATTACGGATTAAAATATGGCCTTAAAAAATCTTATGGTGCAATTTTAGGTTTACAAACAGGACTATTTTTACAGACTTTTATTGTTGTTATTGGTCTTGGAACTATTATCTCAAAATCAGTTATGCTTTTTACTATAATAAAATGGCTTGGAGTTTTATATCTATTATATTTAGCTTTTACAAAAATTTTCGAAAAAGTCGAACTTGTTAAAGAAGAAGAGGTAATTAATACTTATAGTTTCAAAAAAGCTTATATTAGTGCTACATTGATAAATCTTACAAATATAAAATCAACTGTATTTTTAGTTGCATTTATTCCTCAGTTTTTAAGTACGCAATACTCTATGATAATGCAGTTTACAATTATATCTTTAACCTTATGTATTATTGATACTATTGTAATGACAGGATATTCAACTCTTGCTTCAAAACTCAAATTTTTAGTTAAAGATGTAAAAGCAATGAAAATCCAAAATAGAATCACAGGTTTTTTTCTAGCACTAGCAGCTTTTCTTGTATCAACTGCAAAAAGGGTATAA
- a CDS encoding pyridoxal-phosphate-dependent aminotransferase family protein → MLLTPGPTPVPEFVRKAMADTTIHHRTPEFEKIFEQTRELLFELYKMDEVVMLASSGSGAMEACVTNLTHKKALTINSGKFGARFGKICEAFEIDYTEIKNEWNTPVSVESIVEAVKNDKNIDAIFIQLCESAGGLRHPVEQIASEVKKLNKDIMIIADGITAVGVEEIDTSNLDAVITGSQKALMLPPGLAVIGFSNDAVAKVEKKSRGFYFNLATEIKKQKTNTTAWTAATTLIIGLKEILTHIKENIGFDKLYEDTNKRAEATKEALKAIGFEIYPKVPAKAMTAVYTEQSNEIRKILKTKYNVNIAGGQDHLKGKIFRINHMGLVEDYEASWVVNTIELALDELKIRTFDGTANKIFLSKMFGV, encoded by the coding sequence ATGTTATTAACACCAGGTCCAACTCCTGTACCAGAGTTTGTAAGAAAAGCTATGGCAGATACTACAATCCACCATAGAACACCAGAGTTTGAAAAAATATTTGAGCAAACAAGAGAACTATTGTTTGAGTTATATAAAATGGATGAGGTAGTAATGCTAGCATCAAGTGGTTCAGGTGCTATGGAAGCTTGTGTTACTAATCTAACTCATAAAAAAGCTTTAACAATAAATTCAGGAAAATTCGGTGCACGATTTGGAAAAATCTGCGAAGCTTTTGAAATAGATTATACTGAAATAAAAAATGAATGGAATACTCCTGTGAGTGTCGAATCAATAGTTGAAGCAGTAAAAAATGATAAAAATATAGATGCGATTTTTATTCAACTTTGTGAAAGTGCTGGAGGATTAAGACATCCAGTTGAACAAATAGCAAGTGAAGTTAAAAAACTAAACAAAGATATTATGATAATTGCAGATGGAATTACTGCTGTTGGAGTAGAAGAAATTGATACTTCAAATTTAGATGCTGTTATTACGGGAAGTCAAAAAGCACTTATGCTTCCTCCAGGACTTGCTGTAATTGGTTTTAGTAATGATGCAGTAGCAAAAGTAGAAAAAAAATCAAGAGGTTTTTATTTTAACTTAGCAACTGAAATTAAAAAGCAAAAAACAAATACAACTGCTTGGACAGCTGCAACTACACTAATTATTGGACTTAAAGAGATTTTAACTCATATAAAAGAGAATATAGGTTTTGATAAACTTTATGAAGACACTAATAAAAGAGCAGAAGCTACAAAAGAAGCCTTAAAAGCAATTGGATTTGAAATTTATCCAAAAGTTCCAGCAAAAGCAATGACAGCAGTTTATACAGAACAATCAAATGAAATTAGAAAAATTTTAAAAACAAAGTATAATGTAAATATTGCTGGTGGACAAGATCATTTAAAAGGAAAAATTTTTAGAATTAATCATATGGGATTAGTTGAAGATTATGAAGCATCTTGGGTTGTAAATACAATCGAACTTGCATTAGATGAGCTTAAAATTAGAACTTTTGATGGAACAGCAAATAAAATATTTTTATCAAAAATGTTTGGGGTATAA
- a CDS encoding ATP phosphoribosyltransferase regulatory subunit — protein sequence MIFEHEIPNGSRLYFGKKAKQKRELEYKISNILYKNDFEEIITPNFSYSQHQSIQHGRKLIKFSDKDNEQVSLRADSTLDVVRIITRRLGRTTSHKKWFYIQPIFTYPSNEEYQIGCEWISHDNIADIINLNVKILNELDIKPVLQIANIKIPRIISKELDIDIEVFKNGEIAQLFELKNEWLTKLLEVKDIADLKEVIKVVPNSIKDELDNLYNKALEVNYDNLIISPLYYGSLKYYDGIYYRVIDGNSILSRGGMYSSEGFTSLGFALYTDSLLKILED from the coding sequence ATGATTTTCGAGCATGAAATACCAAATGGAAGTAGATTATATTTTGGTAAAAAAGCGAAACAAAAAAGAGAATTAGAGTATAAAATTAGCAATATTTTATACAAAAATGATTTTGAAGAAATTATTACTCCAAATTTTTCTTATTCGCAACACCAATCAATACAACATGGAAGAAAACTAATAAAGTTTTCTGATAAAGATAATGAACAAGTATCACTAAGAGCTGATTCAACTTTAGATGTTGTAAGAATAATCACAAGAAGGTTAGGTAGAACAACAAGTCATAAAAAATGGTTTTATATCCAGCCAATTTTTACTTATCCCTCAAATGAAGAATACCAAATAGGTTGTGAGTGGATAAGTCATGATAACATTGCCGATATTATAAATTTAAATGTGAAAATTTTAAATGAGCTTGATATAAAACCTGTTTTGCAAATAGCAAATATTAAAATACCAAGAATTATTAGCAAAGAATTAGATATAGATATAGAAGTTTTTAAAAATGGAGAAATAGCACAACTTTTTGAATTAAAAAATGAGTGGCTAACAAAACTTTTAGAAGTAAAAGATATTGCTGATTTAAAAGAAGTAATAAAAGTTGTACCAAATAGTATTAAAGATGAATTAGATAATCTATATAATAAGGCATTGGAAGTAAATTATGATAATCTTATAATTTCACCTTTATATTATGGTTCATTAAAATACTATGATGGAATATATTATAGAGTTATTGACGGTAACTCTATTTTAAGTAGAGGTGGGATGTATAGTAGTGAAGGTTTTACTTCACTAGGATTTGCACTTTATACAGATAGTTTATTAAAAATATTAGAGGATTAG
- a CDS encoding adenylosuccinate synthase: MKADLIVGIQWGDEGKGKMVDMLAQNYDMVCRSQGGHNAGHTIWVDGVRYALHLIPSGVLNPKAINIIGNGVVLCPESIIKEMEQFKGLEGRLFISDRAHLNLPYHAQIDQAKEKLKGDKAIGTTGKGIGPAYAEKIARSGFRVGELLNPSKLAAGIIDFFEQNKAIFDVLGVEVPSKDELVALLESYKQKLEPYIANTTNMVWKALDEGKKILLEGAQGTLLDIDHGTYPYVTSSSTVSAGACTGLGINPKDIGVVTGIVKAYTTRVGNGPFPSEDFTEQGQKIADIGKEVGVTTGRGRRCGWFDAIAVKHASRLNGCDQLSLMKLDVLDGFPKVKVCVAYEYNGQRIDYMPLDLENVKPIYEEIDGWDSVVGVREFEKLPENAKKYIKKIEELTGVKVGIISTSPERDDTIIRG, encoded by the coding sequence ATGAAAGCGGACTTAATAGTTGGAATTCAATGGGGTGATGAAGGAAAAGGTAAGATGGTTGATATGCTTGCCCAAAATTACGATATGGTTTGTAGAAGTCAAGGTGGACACAATGCAGGTCATACAATATGGGTAGATGGAGTTAGATATGCTTTACACTTAATTCCTTCTGGTGTTTTAAATCCAAAAGCAATAAATATTATTGGAAATGGAGTTGTTTTATGTCCAGAATCAATAATTAAAGAGATGGAACAATTTAAAGGACTTGAGGGAAGACTTTTTATTTCAGATAGAGCTCATTTAAACTTACCATATCATGCACAAATTGATCAAGCTAAAGAGAAACTTAAAGGTGATAAAGCAATAGGTACAACTGGTAAAGGTATTGGCCCAGCTTATGCAGAAAAGATTGCACGATCAGGTTTTAGAGTGGGGGAATTATTAAATCCATCAAAACTTGCAGCAGGTATAATTGATTTCTTTGAACAAAACAAAGCTATATTTGATGTATTAGGTGTAGAAGTTCCATCAAAAGATGAACTAGTAGCATTATTAGAATCATACAAGCAAAAACTTGAACCATATATTGCAAATACAACAAATATGGTATGGAAAGCTTTAGATGAGGGTAAAAAAATATTATTAGAAGGTGCACAAGGTACATTACTTGATATTGACCATGGAACTTATCCTTATGTTACTTCTTCAAGTACAGTAAGTGCTGGAGCTTGTACAGGTCTTGGTATAAACCCAAAAGATATTGGTGTGGTTACAGGAATAGTTAAAGCATATACTACAAGAGTTGGGAATGGGCCATTTCCATCAGAAGACTTTACTGAACAAGGTCAAAAAATAGCAGATATTGGTAAAGAAGTTGGAGTTACAACAGGACGTGGAAGAAGATGTGGATGGTTTGATGCCATTGCTGTTAAGCATGCAAGTAGATTAAATGGATGTGACCAATTATCATTAATGAAACTTGATGTTTTAGATGGTTTCCCTAAAGTTAAAGTTTGTGTTGCTTATGAGTACAATGGGCAAAGAATCGATTATATGCCTTTAGATTTAGAAAATGTTAAACCGATTTATGAAGAGATTGATGGTTGGGATAGTGTTGTTGGAGTACGAGAGTTTGAAAAACTTCCAGAAAATGCAAAAAAATACATTAAAAAAATAGAGGAACTAACAGGAGTAAAAGTTGGAATTATTTCAACTTCACCAGAAAGAGACGATACAATAATAAGAGGGTAG
- a CDS encoding DUF507 family protein: MRIKLHHTKYIARRVTRDLINCDFVEVRKTKEEIVQEIERILLEDMDKEHDLDEKVADILEEQESEIEFLNADYRQLFWMTKKRMANEFGVILNNEDRFSDIAHSILDYLWEEDYIHYTCSDNQVKNVIFTSIDEFLKGFEKADEVVFEKIKHYKRRLIPGTDEYDIVYNRLYEEELIKRGLM; the protein is encoded by the coding sequence ATGAGAATAAAGTTACATCATACAAAATATATTGCAAGAAGAGTTACAAGAGACTTAATAAATTGTGATTTTGTTGAAGTTAGAAAAACAAAAGAAGAAATTGTTCAAGAAATTGAGAGAATATTACTTGAAGATATGGATAAAGAACACGATTTAGATGAAAAAGTTGCAGATATTTTAGAAGAACAAGAGTCTGAAATAGAGTTTTTAAATGCAGATTATAGACAACTTTTTTGGATGACAAAAAAAAGAATGGCAAATGAATTTGGTGTAATTTTAAATAATGAAGACAGGTTTTCAGATATTGCACATAGTATATTAGACTATTTATGGGAAGAAGATTATATTCATTATACTTGTTCAGACAATCAAGTTAAAAATGTGATTTTTACTTCAATTGATGAATTTTTAAAAGGTTTTGAAAAAGCAGATGAAGTGGTATTTGAAAAAATAAAACATTATAAAAGAAGATTGATACCTGGTACAGATGAGTATGATATTGTTTACAATAGATTGTATGAAGAAGAATTAATAAAAAGAGGGTTAATGTAA
- the carA gene encoding glutamine-hydrolyzing carbamoyl-phosphate synthase small subunit produces the protein MQKVWVYLENGIFLEANSFGATGTSVGEIVFNTSMTGYQEIISDPSYAGQFITFTMPEIGNVGINSDDMESKSCHCKGVLVRNYHHEYSNFRAKGDLDALLKEHNVLGICDIDTRYLTKIVRDEGAMMMIASTKIHDKDELKKLLEQSPRIEDINYIEEVTTSEPYIHKYGAWNHKEMAYNKAVMSDKKVIVVDFGVKRNILNELVESGLEVEVVPSSFKADDLIARFEASEIGGVFLSNGPGDPLTLTNEKEEVQKLINTNIPIFAICLGHQMLSIAHGYDTYKLKFGQHGGNHPVANPETKVVEITAQNHNYNVPDNIVEIANITHMNLFDNTIEGVKYKNKDIFSVQHHPEASPGPHESKYIFSEFAKIVK, from the coding sequence ATGCAAAAAGTTTGGGTTTATTTAGAAAATGGGATTTTTTTAGAGGCAAATTCTTTTGGTGCAACAGGAACAAGTGTTGGAGAAATAGTATTTAATACATCAATGACTGGCTATCAAGAAATCATCTCTGATCCTTCTTATGCTGGTCAGTTTATAACATTTACAATGCCAGAAATTGGAAATGTAGGTATAAATAGTGATGATATGGAAAGTAAGTCATGCCATTGTAAAGGTGTATTAGTTAGAAACTATCATCATGAATATTCAAACTTTAGAGCCAAAGGTGATTTAGATGCACTTTTAAAAGAGCATAATGTATTAGGTATTTGTGATATAGATACTAGATATTTAACTAAAATTGTAAGAGATGAGGGTGCTATGATGATGATAGCATCAACAAAAATCCATGATAAAGATGAATTAAAAAAATTACTAGAGCAAAGTCCTAGAATTGAAGATATTAATTATATAGAAGAAGTTACAACTAGTGAGCCTTATATTCATAAATATGGGGCATGGAACCATAAAGAAATGGCTTATAATAAAGCAGTAATGAGTGATAAAAAAGTTATTGTTGTTGACTTTGGAGTAAAAAGAAATATCTTAAATGAATTAGTTGAATCAGGTCTTGAAGTTGAAGTTGTGCCATCAAGTTTTAAAGCTGATGATCTAATAGCAAGATTTGAAGCTTCAGAAATAGGTGGAGTATTTTTATCAAATGGACCAGGTGATCCATTAACTTTAACAAATGAAAAAGAAGAAGTTCAAAAATTAATCAATACAAATATTCCTATATTTGCGATTTGTTTAGGGCATCAAATGTTATCAATAGCTCATGGATATGATACATATAAACTTAAATTTGGACAACATGGAGGTAACCATCCAGTTGCTAATCCAGAAACTAAAGTTGTAGAAATAACTGCACAAAATCATAACTATAATGTACCTGATAATATTGTAGAAATAGCTAATATAACACATATGAATCTATTTGATAATACTATTGAGGGTGTTAAATATAAAAATAAAGATATTTTTTCAGTTCAACATCATCCAGAGGCAAGTCCAGGTCCTCATGAGTCGAAGTATATATTCTCAGAATTCGCAAAAATTGTAAAATAA
- a CDS encoding phosphatidylglycerophosphatase A produces MYLRKFFLTVGFSGLSPIAPGTAGSFVSLIIGIFLIQYIPASTFFLIALFISAIAVKQIDLYEKEIGIHDSKEIVIDELAGMWITLSICGINSSNIVIMSILAFFFFRLFDIWKPSIIGKIDRDVKGGWGVMGDDIIAGIFAGISTAGTYFLIEKYLLPII; encoded by the coding sequence ATATATTTGAGAAAATTTTTCTTAACAGTTGGATTTAGTGGATTAAGTCCAATCGCACCTGGCACAGCAGGTAGTTTTGTGTCATTAATTATTGGTATATTTTTAATTCAGTATATACCAGCTTCAACTTTTTTTCTAATAGCATTATTTATTAGTGCTATTGCAGTAAAACAAATAGATTTATATGAAAAAGAGATTGGTATTCATGATAGCAAAGAAATTGTAATCGATGAATTAGCAGGAATGTGGATAACACTTTCTATATGTGGAATAAACAGTTCAAATATAGTAATAATGTCTATTTTAGCATTTTTCTTTTTTAGACTTTTTGATATTTGGAAACCCTCAATTATAGGTAAGATTGATAGAGATGTTAAAGGTGGTTGGGGAGTAATGGGAGATGATATTATAGCTGGTATCTTCGCTGGGATATCAACTGCTGGAACTTATTTTTTAATTGAAAAGTATCTTTTACCTATTATCTAA
- a CDS encoding response regulator — MNILIIESEIYLAQKVVSRLLDDGHSCDYVESPNLDSLTKEYDIILLSTSLPALQCKNIIKRYKDSIIILLVSYISDETVTNPIKDGAKDYIMKPFIMDELVRKIYHYKECRTLKQELNTMRRYLDFMFKDIELEETTLPPSFPILIETNSQKCADKLVFELSKKLDMGVKFISFSSDNWQKELNTPFKGIIYLTDYHTLKKNAKDNLVKIIEDKNCILTSLEKEESFPYKKIEFNKSDLVVLNNNIMTINDYVKLMVLSFQSKYPDTELSKKLGISRKSLWEKRKKLGIEKKK; from the coding sequence ATGAATATATTAATTATAGAAAGCGAAATTTATTTAGCACAAAAAGTTGTTTCAAGATTACTTGATGATGGACATAGCTGTGATTATGTAGAATCGCCAAATTTAGATAGTTTAACAAAAGAGTATGATATTATACTTTTATCAACATCTTTACCTGCATTACAATGCAAAAATATAATTAAAAGATACAAAGATTCAATTATTATTCTTCTTGTTTCATATATATCAGATGAAACAGTTACGAACCCAATTAAAGATGGTGCAAAAGATTATATTATGAAACCATTTATAATGGATGAGTTAGTAAGAAAAATTTATCATTATAAAGAGTGCAGAACATTAAAACAAGAACTAAATACAATGAGACGATATCTTGATTTTATGTTTAAAGATATTGAGTTAGAAGAGACTACATTACCTCCATCTTTTCCAATACTTATTGAAACAAATTCACAAAAATGTGCTGACAAATTAGTTTTTGAACTTTCAAAAAAACTAGATATGGGAGTAAAGTTTATCTCTTTTAGTAGTGATAACTGGCAAAAAGAATTAAATACACCTTTTAAAGGGATTATTTACTTAACAGATTACCATACCTTGAAAAAGAATGCAAAAGATAATTTAGTAAAAATAATAGAAGATAAAAACTGTATTTTAACTTCACTAGAAAAAGAAGAGTCATTTCCATACAAAAAAATTGAGTTTAATAAATCCGATTTAGTTGTTTTAAACAATAATATAATGACAATAAATGATTATGTAAAGCTAATGGTGCTATCATTCCAATCTAAGTATCCAGATACAGAACTTAGTAAAAAACTTGGTATTTCAAGAAAATCTTTATGGGAAAAAAGAAAAAAACTTGGAATTGAAAAAAAGAAATAA